One genomic segment of Sphaerodactylus townsendi isolate TG3544 linkage group LG07, MPM_Stown_v2.3, whole genome shotgun sequence includes these proteins:
- the LOC125436952 gene encoding basic salivary proline-rich protein 1-like, giving the protein MRPVSIAAGTERAPDKSAHTQCVCVGRNGGRPERPQRQLCVARGSSPPAASPLDRKEPAGKAAAAAVRGREREAPRAPPRIAGWSRPGRPRRRPCAAGGARPPPPPPLTCGAGQKSHNSGCARPEARGPRPPPHPAGEPAEEAAEAAACGRRREAPGRLPTLPAGAGMKAQGPSPPPHVAGRSRRKAAEAALPGRGHEACPVGPLPPA; this is encoded by the coding sequence ATGAGGCCAGTAAGCATTGCAGCCGGGACGGAGCGAGCACCAGATAAGAGTGCCCacacccagtgtgtgtgtgtaggccgCAATGGCGGCCGGCCGGAAAGGCCGCAACGGCAGTTGTGCGTGGCGAGGGGCTCGAGTCCCCCCGCCGCCTCCCCCCTTGACCGGAAAGAGCCGGCCGGAAAGGCTGCGGCGGCGGCTGTGCGCGGCCGGGAGCGCGAGGCTCCCCGGGCGCCTCCCCGCATTGCTGGATGGAGCCGGCCGGGAAGGCCGCGGCGGCGGCCGTGCGCGGCGGGAGGCGCGAggccccccccgcctccccctttGACTTGCGGGGCCGgccagaaaagccacaacagcgGCTGTGCGCGGCCGGAGGCGCGAGGCCCCCGGCCGCCTCCCCACCCCGCCGGCGAACCGGCAGAAGAGGCCGCGGAGGCGGCTGCGTGCGGCCGGAGGCGCGAGGCCCCCGGCCGCCTCCCCACCTTGCCGGCAGGAGCCGGCATGAAGGCGCAAGGCCCAAGCCCGCCTCCTCACGTTGCCGGCAGGAGCCGGAGGAAGGCCGCGGAGGCGGCTTTGCCTGGCAGGGGGCACGAGGCCTGTCCCGtcggccccctccccccggcctga